The following proteins come from a genomic window of Bactrocera tryoni isolate S06 chromosome 1, CSIRO_BtryS06_freeze2, whole genome shotgun sequence:
- the LOC120770254 gene encoding acylpyruvase FAHD1, mitochondrial: protein MNLVSSFRVIAGIAYQKMALSSSASENYDFVRKGRKILGAALNYMDIVRSRNVAVPAEPLLFLKPTTSYITEGNPIVIPKVFTKVAHEVELGVIIGKQCKNVKKEEAFNYISGYCLALDMTAQCNLGLARQNGHPWSLGKGFDTSTPVSGFISANDIKNPHKVSLWLKVNGQLRQQGNTEDLIFKVDDLIAYSSKYMTLEPNDLILTGTPDGALPVKAGDVIEAGIGDNLRIMFEVKDEV, encoded by the exons ATGAATTTAGTTAGTTCATTTCGTGTTATCGCTGGTATAGCATATCAAAAAATGGCATTATCTTCAAGCGCATCCGAAAATTATGACTTTGTTAGGAAAGGTAGAAAAATTCTTGGTGCAGCACTTAATTATAT GGATATTGTACGCTCCCGAAACGTTGCGGTGCCAGCAGAACCACTTTTATTCCTTAAACCAACAACATCCTACATAACCGAAGGCAATCCAATTGTT ATTCCCAAAGTGTTTACAAAAGTCGCACATGAGGTTGAGTTAGGCGTCATAATTGGAAAACAatgtaaaaatgtcaaaaaagaagAAGCGTTCAACTACATAAGTGGTTATTGCCTAGCACTTGATATGACTGCGCAATGTAATTTAGGATTAGCACGACAAAATGGTCATCCATGGAGCTTAGGTAAAGGTTTTGACACTTCAACTCCTGTTTCAGGATTTATATCTGCGAACGACATCAAAAATCCTCATAAGGTTTCACTATGGTTAAAAGTGAATGGACAGCTACGTCAGCAAGGCAATACTGAAGATCTAATTTTTAAAGTAGACGATCTTATAGCTTACTCTTCAAAGTATATGACGCTTGAACCAAACGATCTTATTCTCACCGGCACACCAGACGGTGCGTTGCCTGTAAAAGCTGGTGACGTAATTGAGGCTGGTATTGGTGATAACTTAAGGATTATGTTTGAGGTTAAAGACGAAGTTTAG
- the LOC120770262 gene encoding uncharacterized protein LOC120770262 produces MSSKKEEIGNLLDLLYLEMLDLVEQYATSRVNIERLMNSGQLMLAKTRYLQGSQTISSAQIPTENSNTFNALCVSEEQKNDTKISSVEYILMRRIVDKDKEYVDPMHWFTLLPPSSLRTASDHFKKCLELVMESANVQRELLAVMEHIDRLKQHCKAI; encoded by the exons atgtcTTCGAAGAAAGAAGAAATTGGAAATTTACTTGACCTGCTATACTTGGAAATGTTGGATTTGGTAGAGCAATACGCAACGAGCAGAGTGAATATTGAAAGATTAATGAACAGTGGACAGTTGATGTTAGCCAAAACACGGTACCTTCAAGGATCCCAAACTATTAGTTCGGCACAAATTCCGACCGAAAATAGTAATACATTTAATGCACTTTGTGTATCGGAGGAGCAAAAAAATGACACAAAAATATCAAGTGTGGAGTACATTCTGAT GAGACGTATCGTCGATAAGGATAAAGAATACGTCGATCCAATGCATTGGTTCACTTTACTACCACCCAGTAGTTTGCGAACCGCATCTGATCActtcaaaaaatgtttagaatTAGTAATGGAAAGCGCGAATGTGCAACGAGAACTTCTTGCAGTAATGGAACATATTGATAGACTTAAACAGCATTGCAAAGCAATATGA
- the LOC120770235 gene encoding phospholipid phosphatase 5 isoform X1, which translates to MDSEIKSPDLRSSSSSETELRKRTQTLANQSKHFHLKTDTIEYKERHYQQRNGRKENEFYLMFPSAHKTSYQLTPTPPIKTPTTITSAETTSKIAEVLMNSNLNVGITMNRRFSESSADELHRSEKSTKRATLNKIMDYKNLDNTNNANAQLYNRGKCPRFSNNDDDDGVGCCCFDGGKGKKRLSDAIDIGIRVMLVFIFITLETTKPFKRRVHPEEMWLYKNPRTPDIVSAQTLILSVIFGPLFVTMFHLWLTGDRRDFRAASWVWTLALGLNGFATSLLKITVGRHRPDFFYRCFPNGIVVINNVTDSNGSLDYYNCTGDLREISEGRKSFPSGHASFSFVGLGFIAIYVAAKLHAMSARGRGQSWRLCVSILPLILAALIAVSRTCDYHHHWEDVVAGSLIGLFCTYTVYRQYYPSVYSIHCHRPYLRTCERLTHNYNQLNPQSKTPEYLSSNENISEVNDRADDERRPLI; encoded by the exons ATGGATAGCGAAATAAAAAGTCCTGACTTACGTTCGAGTTCCTCTTCAGAAACCGAGTTGCGCAAACGTACTCAAACGCTGGCAAATCAGTCTAAACATTTTCATCTTAAGACAGATACTATTGAATACAAGGAAAGACATTATCAACAACGAAATGGTCGCAAGGAAAACGAATTTTATCTGATG TTCCCTTCTGCCCATAAAACATCTTATCAGCTTACTCCAACGCCTCCGATAAAAACACCAACCACAATTACGTCAGCAGAAACGACAAGTAAAATAGCCGAAGTATTAATGAACTCAAATCTGAATGTTGGTATCACTATGAATCGCCGTTTCAGTGAAAGTTCTGCAGATGAATTGCACAGAAGCGAAAAATCAACTAAGCGAGctactttaaataaaatcatgGACTATAAGAATTTGGATAATACTAATAACGCCAATGCTCAGCTCTATAATAGAGGAAAATGTCCGCGATTCTCTAACAATGACGATGATGATGGGGTgggctgttgttgttttgatgGGGGCAAGGGAAAAAAACGCTTAAGTGACGCTATCGATATCGGAATACGTGTTATgctagtatttatttttat AACGCTGGAAACAACAAAGCCATTCAAACGAAGAGTTCATCCTGAAGAGATGTGGTTGTACAAAAATCCTCGCACCCCAGATATAGTTTCAGCTCAGACACTAATATTATCTGTGATATTTGGTCCATTATTTGTAACCATGTTCCATTTGTGGCTGACGGGAGATCGGCGTGATTTTCGCGCAGCAAGCTGGGTTTGGACTTTAGCGCTTGGATTAAACGGTTTTGCAACAAGTCTGTTGAAAATAACAGTCGGGCGTCATAGACCTGATTTCTTTTACCGCTGCTTTCCTAATGGCATTGTAGTAATCAACAACGTCACCGATTCAAATGGTTCGCTGGACTATTATAATTGCACAGGTGACTTACGCGAAATAAGTGAGGGTCGTAAGAGTTTCCCCAGCGGTCATGCTTCAT ttTCTTTTGTTGGTTTAGGCTTCATCGCTATTTATGTAGCCGCCAAATTACATGCAATGAGTGCTCGTGGTCGCGGTCAATCCTGGCGTTTATGCGTTTCAATTTTGCCGTTGATTTTAGCAGCTTTGATAGCAGTTAGTAGAACTTGCGATTATCATCACCATTGGGAGGATGTTGTTGCCGGTAGTTTAATTGGATTATTTTGTACTTATACAGTTTATAGACAATATTATCCTTCGGTATACTCAATTCATTGTCATCGCCCCTATTTACGAACATGTGAAAGACTAACACATAATTATAATCAGTTGAATCCACAATCAAAGACACCTGAGTATTTATCTTCAAATGAAAATATCAGCGAAGTGAACGATCGTGCCGATGATGAACGCCGCCCACTTATTTGA
- the LOC120770235 gene encoding phospholipid phosphatase 5 isoform X2, which yields MDSEIKSPDLRSSSSSETELRKRTQTLANQSKHFHLKTDTIEYKERHYQQRNGRKENEFYLMFPSAHKTSYQLTPTPPIKTPTTITSAETTSKIAEVLMNSNLNVGITMNRRFSESSADELHRSEKSTKRATLNKIMDYKNLDNTNNANAQLYNRGKCPRFSNNDDDDGVGCCCFDGGKGKKRLSDAIDIGIRVMLVFIFITLETTKPFKRRVHPEEMWLYKNPRTPDIVSAQTLILSVIFGPLFVTMFHLWLTGDRRDFRAASWVWTLALGLNGFATSLLKITVGRHRPDFFYRCFPNGIVVINNVTDSNGSLDYYNCTGDLREISEGRKSFPSGHASFSFVGLGFIAIYVAAKLHAMSARGRGQSWRLCVSILPLILAALIAVSRTCDYHHHWEDVVAD from the exons ATGGATAGCGAAATAAAAAGTCCTGACTTACGTTCGAGTTCCTCTTCAGAAACCGAGTTGCGCAAACGTACTCAAACGCTGGCAAATCAGTCTAAACATTTTCATCTTAAGACAGATACTATTGAATACAAGGAAAGACATTATCAACAACGAAATGGTCGCAAGGAAAACGAATTTTATCTGATG TTCCCTTCTGCCCATAAAACATCTTATCAGCTTACTCCAACGCCTCCGATAAAAACACCAACCACAATTACGTCAGCAGAAACGACAAGTAAAATAGCCGAAGTATTAATGAACTCAAATCTGAATGTTGGTATCACTATGAATCGCCGTTTCAGTGAAAGTTCTGCAGATGAATTGCACAGAAGCGAAAAATCAACTAAGCGAGctactttaaataaaatcatgGACTATAAGAATTTGGATAATACTAATAACGCCAATGCTCAGCTCTATAATAGAGGAAAATGTCCGCGATTCTCTAACAATGACGATGATGATGGGGTgggctgttgttgttttgatgGGGGCAAGGGAAAAAAACGCTTAAGTGACGCTATCGATATCGGAATACGTGTTATgctagtatttatttttat AACGCTGGAAACAACAAAGCCATTCAAACGAAGAGTTCATCCTGAAGAGATGTGGTTGTACAAAAATCCTCGCACCCCAGATATAGTTTCAGCTCAGACACTAATATTATCTGTGATATTTGGTCCATTATTTGTAACCATGTTCCATTTGTGGCTGACGGGAGATCGGCGTGATTTTCGCGCAGCAAGCTGGGTTTGGACTTTAGCGCTTGGATTAAACGGTTTTGCAACAAGTCTGTTGAAAATAACAGTCGGGCGTCATAGACCTGATTTCTTTTACCGCTGCTTTCCTAATGGCATTGTAGTAATCAACAACGTCACCGATTCAAATGGTTCGCTGGACTATTATAATTGCACAGGTGACTTACGCGAAATAAGTGAGGGTCGTAAGAGTTTCCCCAGCGGTCATGCTTCAT ttTCTTTTGTTGGTTTAGGCTTCATCGCTATTTATGTAGCCGCCAAATTACATGCAATGAGTGCTCGTGGTCGCGGTCAATCCTGGCGTTTATGCGTTTCAATTTTGCCGTTGATTTTAGCAGCTTTGATAGCAGTTAGTAGAACTTGCGATTATCATCACCATTGGGAGGATGTTGTTGCCG ACTAA